Genomic DNA from Vibrio vulnificus CMCP6:
CGATGCTTCAATCGCAGCGAGATGTTGAGCATCGCGTACTTCCACGCGACCTTCGCCGTGCGAAACAGCGATAGGCATACGAGAGCCAGCCATGCCATCAAAGAAGACGGAATCCGATTTCTGTACTTCGACTAGGCTAAAGCGTGCTTCAAAACGCTCTGATTCGTTGCGAACGAAACGTGGCCACAAGTCGGCACCTGGGATCAATTCTTTCAAGTTTGAAAGCATCTGACAGCCGTTACATACACCCAGTGAGAAGGTGTTTTCACGATTAAAGAAGGCTTGGAACTGCTCACGTGCTTGCGCATTAAAGAGCACAGATTTCGCCCAACCTTCACCCGCACCTAATACATCACCGTACGAGAAACCACCACAAGCCACTAGACCATGGTACTCATCCAGCACTGCTTGACCCGTCAGAATGTCACTCATGTGGATGTCAGTCGCTTCAAAGCCAGCACGGTCAAACGCTGCTGCCATTTCAACGTGAGAGTTAACCCCCTGCTCACGCAGGATCGCCATCTTAGGTTTCGCGCCTTTCGCGATATAAGGAGCTGCGATATCTTCATTCACATCAAAGCTTAGAGATACATTCAGACCTGGGTCTGAATTGTCTTTCTTCGCTTCAAACTCTTGGTCTGCACACGCTGGGTTATCGCGCAGTGCCTGCATCTTATGCGTCGTTTCCGCCCAGATAACACGCAAATCTGTGCGTGAACGTTCCAGTATCACAGCATCACCAGAGCGAATCACAAAGTTGTCTGAAGCATCAATTGCACCAATTACGTGTGAACACGCTTCTAGACCATTTGCCGCCAACGTCGACAGCACGGAATCCAATTCATCGTTCTTAACTTGAACAACCGCACCGAGCTCTTCGTTAAATAACGCAGCCAGAACATCGTCACCCAACGCAGCGATATTCGCGTTGACACCGCAGTGACCAGCAAATGCCATCTCTGCAAGCGTCACCAATAGGCCACCATCCCCTTTATCGTGGTACGCAAGCAATTTGTCTTGACGAACCAGAGCTTGCATCGCATCGAAGAAGCCTTTCAACTGTTCTGCGTTGTCGACGTCAGCCGGTTTATCACCCAATTGCTTGTAAACCTGAGCCAGCGCCGTAGCACCTAGGCGGTTCTTACCGTTGCCAAGGTCAACAAGAACAAGTGAAGTCTCGCCTTTGTCGGTACGCAGCTGAGGAGTAATGGTTTTACGTACATCTTCAACACGAGCAAACGCGGTGATGATCAGAGACAGTGGAGAAGTCACTTCTTTCTCTTCACCGTTCTCATTCCACTTGGTCTTCATTGACATTGAGTCTTTACCAACAGGGATAGTAAGACCTAATGCAGGGCACAGTTCTTCACCCACCGCTTTCACCGCTTCGTAAAGACCCGCGTCTTCACCTGGGTGACCTGCTGGTGACATCCAGTTTGCCGACAGCTTAATGCGCTTGATATCGCCGATGTCAGTCGCTGCGATGTTAGTGAGAGACTCACCAACGGCTAGACGAGCTGACGCGCCAAAATCAAGCAGCGCAACAGGCGTACGTTCACCCATAGACATCGCTTCACCGTGGTACGTATCGTAGCTGGCAGCTGTTACTGCACAGTTTGCAACTGGCACCTGCCACGGACCGACCATTTGGTCGCGCGCCACTAAGCCTGTGACGGTACGGTCACCAATGGTGATCAAGAAAGTTTTTTCAGCCACGGTTGGAAGACGAAGTACACGATCCACCGCTTCATTAAGTTCGATGCCATCACGCGTCATCGCTGGGCTGTCCACTTTGAGTGTGGTTGCTTCACGGTGCATCTTTGGTGGTTTGCCAAGCAGAATGTCCATTGGCATATCAATCGGTGTATTGTCGAAGTGCGCATCTTCCAGCGTTAGGTGACGCTCTTCCGTTGCCACACCGACCACGGCGTATGGCGCACGCTCACGTTTACAGATTGCATCAAATGCCGCCATGTTTTCTGGTGCGACCGCGAGCACATAACGCTCTTGAGATTCGTTACACCAGATTTCCAATGGGCTCATTCCCGGTTCATCGTTTGGTACATCGCGCAGCTGGAACTTACCACCACGCTCACCATCATTGACCAATTCGGGTAACGCATTTGAAATACCACCTGCGCCAACATCGTGAATAAACGCGATTGGGTTGTTGTCGCCAAGCTGCCAACAGCGATCGATCACTTCCTGACAACGGCGTTCCATCTCTGGGTTTTCACGCTGTACCGAAGCAAAATCCAGATCTTCGGCCGACTGACCTGATGCCATAGACGAAGCGGCACCACCACCCAGACCAATGTTCATCGCCGGGCCACCCAGTACGATTAAGCTCGCACCGACAGGGATCTCTTTCTTCTGCACGTGTTCATCACGAATGTTACCCATACCACCAGCAATCATGATTGGCTTGTGGTAGCCACGCACTTCTTCACCTGCGTGTGACGTCACTTTCTCTTCGTAAGTACGGAAGTAACCAAGGAGGTTTGGACGACCAAATTCATTGTTGAATGCCGCGCCACCAAGCGGGCCTTCTAGCATGATGTCAAGGGCGTTGACAATACGACCCGGCTTACCAAAATCGGTTTCCCATGGCTGTTCAAAGCCAGGAATGCGCAAGTTCGAGGTGGTAAAGCCAACCAGACCCGCTTTTGGCTTGCCGCCAATACCGGTTGCGCCTTCGTCACGAATTTCACCACCAGAACCGGTGGAAGCACCTGGCCATGGTGAAATTGCGGTTGGGTGGTTGTGCGTCTCTACCTTCATCAAGATGTGTGCATCTTCGTGATGGTAGTTGTATTGACGCGTTTCTGGATCGGGGAAGAAACGACCCACTTTTGAACCCGTCATTACCGCCGCGTTATCTTTGTAGGCAGACAGCACGTGATCTGGCGTTGTTTCAAAGGTATTTTTGATCATCTTAAACAGCGATTTTGGCTGTTCCACACCGTCGATCGTCCAATCGGCGTTAAAGATCTTGTGACGACAGTGCTCAGAGTTGGCCTGAGCAAACATCATAAGTTCGATGTCATTTGGATTACGGCCAAGCTTAGTAAAGTTCTCCACCAAGTAATCAATTTCATCTTCTGCCAATGCTAGGCCAAGTGAAACGTTGGCTTCTTCAAGCGCGAGACGACCTCCAGAAAGGATATCCACCTGAGTCATTGGTGCAGGCTGCGCAACGCTGAACAATGCCGCTGCCGCTTCTAGATCACCAAATACCGCTTCCATCATACGGTCATGAATAATGCTTTTTACGATGTCGATTTGTACGCTAGAAAGCTCTGAAGACGACTCAACATAGTACGCCGTGCCGCGCTCTAAACGCTTCACTGCGTTAAGGCCACAGTTTTGTGCAATGTCTGTCGCTTTTGATGACCAAGGAGAGATGGTGCCAGGACGAGGAGTGACCAGCAATAAGAGACCTTGAGGCTCGTGCTCTTCGATAGTTGGGCCGTAAGTAAGAAGTTTCTCTAACTTTTCTAGCGCTTCTGCGTCTAACTCAGAGGTCAAATCCGCAAAGTGCATAAACTCGGCGTAAATGCCCGTTACAGGCAGATCTTGTTCACGACAAAGTTCCAGTAGTTTATTAACTCGAAACTCAGAAAGAGCTGGGGAGCCACGCAAAATTCTCATGTGCTTAGGTCTCTTATGCAATTGATTAAGGTGATATTGGAATAAATTCAGTGGGTTATACTGTTTTACTTCGAACTTATGCCGATTGCACCTCTCTGTTGCGGGCGCATTATATAGCAATTGTTTTTGTGATGTAACACCAAAAGCAACCGTTTGCGTCACTTTTTTTGTCAAATTTGAAATACAACCAAAATGTCGTCGCTAAGAAAAGGTGTACAATTTTGCCTATCGCTTTTTCTTTGCCTACCTTGCCCGCTTTGATATAAAGAGACGAATCGATTTTTGAGAGCAGACTTGATGCCAATATTTAATCTTCACCAACTACGTAACTTTCTGTTTATTATCGCGACAACGCTGTTTTTATCAGCGTGTCAGATTGAATCAAAGCCCACTAGCGAGCTTGATCAGATCAAACAGAGAGGTGTACTCCGTGTCGGCACTCTCAATAATCAACTCTCTTATTACATCGGTCCTGATGGCCAAACTGGTTTAGATTACGAACTCGCTCGCCAGTTTGCAGATGAACTTGGCGTCAAACTTGAAGTGAAAGTGGCTTTTCGCCAAGCCGAGTTGTTCCCCATGCTCAAACGCGGAGACATCGACCTCATCGCCACCGGTCTCAACCAGACCCCAAGAGCGATTAAACAATTTCGCCCCGGCCCAAGTTATTATTACGTCAGTCAAGTCGTGGTGTACAAAAATGGTGCCCTACGCCCACGTAACTTAAAACAGTTAGTCGAATACCAAAACGCCAAAACCGCCTCCGAAGATGAAGCCGAAGCGAGTAACAATGCGGCTGCCAACACTCTGCAAGTAGTGAAACAATCACAAAATGTGACGTTGTTGAAATCGCTACAGAGCGATTACCCAGAGCTGCAATTTACCACCGTCTCTGATGCCGATAATTATGATTTGCTTCGCCGTGTCTCAACTGGGGAGCTGAGGTTTGCCATCAGCGATTCTATCGAATTATCACTGGCTCAACGTCTCTACCCCGATTTAGCCACCGCATTTGAAGTCACCGAAGATCAACCTGTTTCTTGGTTTGTTCGCCGTTCACCGGATGAATCTTTGTATGCGCTGATGATTGAGTTTTTCGGCAACATTAGCCAATCTGGCGAACTTGCACGCCTAGAAGAAAAATACATTGGCCACATTGGCAGCTTCGATTATGTGGATACGCGCGCCTTTATCCGTGCGTTGGACAATAAATTACCCAAATGGGCTCCTTTATTTGAGCAATATTCTGCAGAATTTGACTGGCGCTTAATTGCCGCTCTGGCGTACCAAGAATCACATTGGAATCCCCTCGCGAAATCGCCGACCGGTGTGCGCGGTATGATGATGCTGACGTTGCCGACTGCGCAAAGTGTTGGGGTAAAAAACCGCTTAGACCCAGAGCAGTCTATCCGCGGTGGCGTTGAATATCTGCGTCGTATTGTCGCTCGTGTACCTGAATCGATCCCTCAACATGAGAAAATCTGGTTTGCTTTAGCATCCTACAACGTTGGCTTTGGTCATATGATGGATGCACGCCGTTTAACCAAACGACAAGGTGGCGATCCAGATTCTTGGGGAGATGTGAAAGAGAGACTGCCGCTATTAAGACAGAAGAAGTATTTCAGCCAAACTCGCTACGGTTATGCCCGTGGAGACGAGGCGAAAAATTACGTTGAGAATATCCGCCGCTACTACCAAAGCATCATTGGTCATGTGGGACAAAACTCTCTGATTGCGAGCGATCAAGAGGGCGAAATTCAAGTGATCCCGCCACTCGAAAACAGTGAGCTAGTGGCAGCTAGCGACATTGACGCTGCAGAAAACGAAGCTCTGTCGCCAGATGTCGGTGTCAGCCAAGCGACACTCACCACAGAAGTCCAACCTTAAGAGCAGAAGTGGAGCGATTTTTGTAAAAGTCGATTGCTTTTTATCGGCAACTTTATCTAAAATCGCTCTTCTGAATTAAGCTAAGCGGACCACTTCGGTCGTTCTAAATCTTAGCGTCACTTTCCAAGCGTCAAGCTTGTACTGAAAGAGTTCATATTTAGCCACCCCAAAGACTGCTCTTAAAGCCAAGGCTCTAAAGAATGCGGAGACGTTATCGTCGTCGTTAAGGGGATTATTTATCGTCAGTAGGAGGTCGTTGTGTTAAGACGTCGCGTCCAATCCAAACGCCTGAACAAAACTGTAGCGGCTAACCGACGTAAACGTAAGTTAGCGAATACAAAAAGAAAAATTAGCGCTCGCAATCGCATTTTTGTGCACCTTGTGAACCACGCTTAATTGATGAGTAAACATCTGCACCATGAAACGCAGATGTTTGCTACTACTCTCTACTTTTCTTCCTCGTCCACATCTTCATGATCACTTTGAGTCTGCTGCTCCTTCTTCAACGCCTTGATCTCTTTTCGACGGCGCTTAAAAAAGGCCTGTAACTGCTCACGACATTCCAACTCTAACAATCCTTTTTCGATGGTTGCGTAGTGATATGCCGCTTGACTAGAAAACAGATCGAGTACCGTCCCTGCCGCCCCCGCTTTCAAATCAGGAGCACCAAAGACAATGCGTTTCACACGGCTATGCAGCAGTGCGCCCGCACACATTGGGCAAGGCTCTAAGGTGACGTACAACGTGGTGTCAAGCAGACGATAGTTACCCAGACTCTGCCCAGCTTGGCGTAAGGTCTGTATTTCTGCATGGGCCGTTGCATCATGTTGACCAATCGATTGATTCCACCCTTCAGCAATCACTTCGCCATCTTTGACCAGTACCGCGCCAACAGGCACTTCCCCTTCACTTTCAGCAATCGCGGCAAGCTCAATCGCTCTGCGCATAAAAACTTCATCTTGAAGTGAAAAGGGTTGATGTGTCTCTGCCATGTTTACCTCTATCGTCTGGGTTGGGGATTATAGCGGTTATGCGGCTGCAGATAAATGTTGTGCCAGATGATCCACCAGCAAACGAACTTTCGGCGATAAATGTCGATTGTGTGGATACAGCGCCCAAACCCCTTCACGATCATCACGAAAATGCGCCAGTACTTCGATAAGTCGCCCTGCGTGCAAGTGCTCATCAACGTAGTAATCCGGTAACTGAACCAAACCAATCCCTTTCAGAGCGGCATCCAATAGCACAACACCACTAGAGCAACGAATACGCCCATTCACTTTAATGGAACGACCTTGATGATTCTCTTTGAAACGCCAATGATCGTGGGTACCGATCAGGCAGTTGTGTGACGACAAATCCGATAACGTGTGAGGCATGCCATGCTGTTCAAAATATTCTGGCGTCGCACAAACATGCAGATGACGATCACTTAGTCGACGCGCCATGGAACTAGAATCTTCAAGCTGACCCAGCCGAACCGCGATATCCACACCCTGCTCAATCAAGTCGAGCTTTTGGTTGGTGAGCACTAACTCTAAATCAATTTTAGGGTAACGAATCAGAAAGTCATTCAGCAACGGCGCGATCTTTTGCTCACCGTAAGTGACCGGGGCGGTAATTCTTAATTTCCCTTGTGGCGTCTGCTGCATTTGTGTCACGGCTAGCTCCGCTTGATGAAGCCCTTCCAATATGCTGCGACAATGCTGAACGTAGATCTGCCCAGCCTCAGTCAGTGACACTTTTCTTGTTGAGCGCAGTAACAGCTTCACACCTAACCGCTCTTCCAGTTGTCCGACTCGGCGGCTCACATTTGCGACCGATGTTTCTAAGCGCGTGGCGGCCTGAGTGAAGCTGCCGCTTTCGGCCACCGCAACAAACTCGTTCACACCTTCCCAATGAATATTGGCCATCACACTTCTCCTTCACATTCATTATTACTCATGTGTAAAAGTCATTCTCAATTTAACAGGATTATAAAACAATTTGGAATGACTATACTGAAATTCTTGGTTCGGTGTGCCTATACGCCACCGCTTAGTTAGACGCTTAAAGGAGCCTCTCCATGACTCAAGATAAATTCATCAAATCTCGCGCCGCTGTAGCTTGGGGGCCAAAACAACCACTGAGCATCGAAGAAGTCGATGTCATGCTGCCCAGAAAAGGCGAAGTCCTTGTTCGCATCGTCGCGACTGGGGTTTGTCACACGGATGCTTTTACGCTGTCAGGAGATGATCCAGAAGGGGTTTTTCCAGCGATTTTAGGTCATGAAGGTGGCGGTATTGTCGAAATGGTTGGCGAAGGGGTAACCAGCGTCTCAGTCGGTGATCACGTCATTCCCCTTTACACCGCAGAGTGTGGTCAATGTAAGTTCTGTCTGTCTGGTAAAACCAACTTGTGCCAAGCCGTGCGAGAAACACAAGGTAAAGGCTTAATGCCTGATGGCACGACGCGATTTTATAAAGATGGCAAGCCTATCTTCCACTATATGGGCTGCTCAACCTTTTCGGAGTACACCGTGTTACCTGAAATCTCACTAGCAAAAGTAAATAAAGAAGCGCCGCTGGAAGAGATCTGCTTACTTGGCTGTGGTGTCACGACTGGGATGGGCGCGGTAATCAATACAGCAAAAGTGAAGCAAGGTGATACGGTTGCGATCTTCGGCTTAGGTGGGATCGGCTTATCAGCGATTATTGGTGCGCGTATGGCTGGTGCGAGTCGCATTATTGCCGTTGATATCAACGATAGAAAATTTGAATTAGCCAAGCAGCTGGGTGCCACAGATTGCATTAACCCTAAAGAACATGCTCAGCCGATCCAAGAGGTAATCATCGAGATGACTGACGGCGGTGTGGATTTTTCTTTCGAATGCATCGGTAATGTCAACGTCATGCGCCAAGCGCTCGAATGCTGCCATAAGGGCTGGGGGGAATCTGTCATCATCGGGGTCGCAGGAGCAGGGCAAGAAATCTCAACACGCCCTTTCCAACTGGTCACAGGTCGAGTTTGGCGTGGTAGCGCTTTTGGCGGCGTGAAAGGTCGTTCTCAACTGCCTGCGATTGTTGAACAATACCTTGCTGGTGAATTTGGTTTACAAGAATTCATCACGCATACAATGCCACTAGAAGGGATCAACGACGCCTTTGAACTGATGCACTCAGGAGAGAGCATTCGCTCAGTAGTTCACTTCGAATAACCCCTCCCCTATTAACATTGGCGAGCTTCGGCTCGCCAAAGGAGCAAGCATGGTTTTGACCCACCTTAGCCAATCAAAAGTTTTCCAAGGTTGGCACAAGCAGTACCAACATCACTCAAGCACGCTTAATTGCGAGATGCGATTTGCGATTTTTTTGCCTCCCCAAGCCACCAACCATCACAAAGTACCCGTCCTGTATTGGTTATCCGGCCTCACCTGTAGCGACGAAAACTTTATGCAAAAAGCGGCTGCATTTGAAAAGGCGGCAGAGCTAGGTATGGCTATTGTTGCCCCCGATACCAGCCCCAGAGGTGAAGGGGTCGCCGACGATCCCGATGGGCACTATGACCTTGGTCTTGGCGCTGGATTTTACCTTAATGCCACTCAAACGCCGTGGAAAAAGCATTATCAGATGTACGACTACATCGTGAGTGAGCTGCCTCAGTTAATTGAAGCTAATTTTCCTGTCACGGAAAAAAGGGCCATTGCAGGACACAGTATGGGAGGACACGGCGCTCTGACGATTGGGATTCGCAATCCAGAGCGATATTGCTCTATTTCCGCATTCAGTCCAATTTGTCACCCCACTAAGGCACCTTGGGGGCAAAAAGCCTTTCGCCATTATTTAGGGGAAGAGACTGAACAATGGGCACAATACGATGCCGTTGAACTGCTCAAAGAGCATTGCCTTACACGCCCGTTGCTGGTCGACCAAGGTGCTGCCGACCCCTTCTTAGAAGAACAACTGCAAATTGAGACGCTGCAACAAGCGTTACAAAACGCTCCTGCACATACTCAAATTCGCCTGCAGCCGGGGTACGATCACAGCTATTTCTTCATCCAAAGCTTTATTGCGGACCATCTCTCCTTTCACTGGCAACACCTTTGCGCATAACGTAAAAAAGCCTGCTGAAGCAGGCTTTTTTCTTATCCAATGGTATTACATTGTGTAGGTGTATGGCGCTTGAACACCCAGCGGAATACCCACTGCCCAGTAAGCAAGCAAGAAGATCGTCCAACCAATCAGCATCGCAATAGAGAATGGCATCATCAGTGATGCAAGCGTACCGATACCGGTTGATTTCACGTAACGTTGACAGTAAACAACAACGAGTGGGAAGAACACCATCAAAGGTGAAATGATGTTGGATACAGAGTCACCCACACGGTAAGCCGCTTGAGAAAGCTCTGGAGAAATACCCACAGCCATTAGCATTGGAACTAGGATAGGACCAATCAATGCCCACTTAGCCGATGCTGAACCGATAAGTAGGTTCACTGACGCCGTCAGCAGAATCATACCAACGATGGTCGCTTCACCCGGCAGGTTCATCGCTTTCAGACCTTCAGCGCCGTAAAGCGCCAACATGGTACCGATGTTTGACTGAGCAAATGCCGACAAGAACTGTGCACAGAAGAACGACATCACAATGTATGCGCCCATCGTCGACATTGTTGTTGCCATCGCTTTGATGATGTCGTTACTGGATTTGAACGTGCCAGACACACGACCGTAGACATAACCAGGGATGATAAACAGGATGAAGATCAATGGCACAATTGACTTCATGATCGGAGCAGAGAACGCCGTAATTTCACCATTTGGTGAACGCAGCGCTGAGTTTTCAGGCCAGATAGCCGCGATAAGCAGCGCAATACCTGCCATCATCGCCCAACCAGCGTAACGGAACGCTTTCGATTCTAACTCGGTGAATGAACCAAGATCCGGTGCTTTTTCCGCATCGTCATCAATCGGAGTACTCGCTAGACGAGGCTCGATGATTTTCTCTGTCACATACCAGCCAATCGCAATGATGATCACCGAAGAAAGACCAGTGAAGAAAATGTTCGCCAGTGGGTTAACCACGTATGCAGGATCCAGAACCTGAGCTGCCGTTTGTGTAAAGCCAGCCAATAGAGGGTCGATACCTGAAGGGATAAAGTTGGCCGAGAAACCACCTGATACACCCGCAAACGCAGCCGCGATACCCGCAAGAGGGTGACGACCTGCCGCATGGAAAATGATACCACCTAGAGGAATAACCAGTACGTAGCCTGCATCCGCTGCGGTGTGCGATACGATCGCCACCAAAATCAGCATAGGAGTCAGAAGCTTAGCTGGCGTGAAATTCAGCATCTTCTTAAGGCCTGTGGTAATAAAGCCTGAAGAGTCCGCAACACCGACACCAAGCATCGCCACTAACACGATCCCTAGAGGTGCAAAACCAGTAAACGTGGTCACCATGTTTGCAAGGAAACTGGCTAATGATTCACCGGTTAGAAGGTTTTTGATTGCAAGAGCGTCGCCAGTTCGAGGATTGATAAGATCAAACGAAACGTTTGACAAAAGTGCAGACGCAGCCCAAGTAATCACTAGTGCCCAGAAGAACAAAATCGCAGGATCTGGGATCTTGTTCCCTACCCTTTCGATGAAGTTCAAAAAACGATCCATACCG
This window encodes:
- the purL gene encoding phosphoribosylformylglycinamidine synthase, whose protein sequence is MRILRGSPALSEFRVNKLLELCREQDLPVTGIYAEFMHFADLTSELDAEALEKLEKLLTYGPTIEEHEPQGLLLLVTPRPGTISPWSSKATDIAQNCGLNAVKRLERGTAYYVESSSELSSVQIDIVKSIIHDRMMEAVFGDLEAAAALFSVAQPAPMTQVDILSGGRLALEEANVSLGLALAEDEIDYLVENFTKLGRNPNDIELMMFAQANSEHCRHKIFNADWTIDGVEQPKSLFKMIKNTFETTPDHVLSAYKDNAAVMTGSKVGRFFPDPETRQYNYHHEDAHILMKVETHNHPTAISPWPGASTGSGGEIRDEGATGIGGKPKAGLVGFTTSNLRIPGFEQPWETDFGKPGRIVNALDIMLEGPLGGAAFNNEFGRPNLLGYFRTYEEKVTSHAGEEVRGYHKPIMIAGGMGNIRDEHVQKKEIPVGASLIVLGGPAMNIGLGGGAASSMASGQSAEDLDFASVQRENPEMERRCQEVIDRCWQLGDNNPIAFIHDVGAGGISNALPELVNDGERGGKFQLRDVPNDEPGMSPLEIWCNESQERYVLAVAPENMAAFDAICKRERAPYAVVGVATEERHLTLEDAHFDNTPIDMPMDILLGKPPKMHREATTLKVDSPAMTRDGIELNEAVDRVLRLPTVAEKTFLITIGDRTVTGLVARDQMVGPWQVPVANCAVTAASYDTYHGEAMSMGERTPVALLDFGASARLAVGESLTNIAATDIGDIKRIKLSANWMSPAGHPGEDAGLYEAVKAVGEELCPALGLTIPVGKDSMSMKTKWNENGEEKEVTSPLSLIITAFARVEDVRKTITPQLRTDKGETSLVLVDLGNGKNRLGATALAQVYKQLGDKPADVDNAEQLKGFFDAMQALVRQDKLLAYHDKGDGGLLVTLAEMAFAGHCGVNANIAALGDDVLAALFNEELGAVVQVKNDELDSVLSTLAANGLEACSHVIGAIDASDNFVIRSGDAVILERSRTDLRVIWAETTHKMQALRDNPACADQEFEAKKDNSDPGLNVSLSFDVNEDIAAPYIAKGAKPKMAILREQGVNSHVEMAAAFDRAGFEATDIHMSDILTGQAVLDEYHGLVACGGFSYGDVLGAGEGWAKSVLFNAQAREQFQAFFNRENTFSLGVCNGCQMLSNLKELIPGADLWPRFVRNESERFEARFSLVEVQKSDSVFFDGMAGSRMPIAVSHGEGRVEVRDAQHLAAIEASGTVAVRFVDNLGNPTQQYPNNPNGSPNAITGLTTKDGRVTIMMPHPERVFRTVANSWAPEGWGENGAWMRMFQNARKNLG
- the mltF gene encoding membrane-bound lytic murein transglycosylase MltF, which encodes MPIFNLHQLRNFLFIIATTLFLSACQIESKPTSELDQIKQRGVLRVGTLNNQLSYYIGPDGQTGLDYELARQFADELGVKLEVKVAFRQAELFPMLKRGDIDLIATGLNQTPRAIKQFRPGPSYYYVSQVVVYKNGALRPRNLKQLVEYQNAKTASEDEAEASNNAAANTLQVVKQSQNVTLLKSLQSDYPELQFTTVSDADNYDLLRRVSTGELRFAISDSIELSLAQRLYPDLATAFEVTEDQPVSWFVRRSPDESLYALMIEFFGNISQSGELARLEEKYIGHIGSFDYVDTRAFIRALDNKLPKWAPLFEQYSAEFDWRLIAALAYQESHWNPLAKSPTGVRGMMMLTLPTAQSVGVKNRLDPEQSIRGGVEYLRRIVARVPESIPQHEKIWFALASYNVGFGHMMDARRLTKRQGGDPDSWGDVKERLPLLRQKKYFSQTRYGYARGDEAKNYVENIRRYYQSIIGHVGQNSLIASDQEGEIQVIPPLENSELVAASDIDAAENEALSPDVGVSQATLTTEVQP
- the tadA gene encoding tRNA adenosine(34) deaminase TadA, with the protein product MAETHQPFSLQDEVFMRRAIELAAIAESEGEVPVGAVLVKDGEVIAEGWNQSIGQHDATAHAEIQTLRQAGQSLGNYRLLDTTLYVTLEPCPMCAGALLHSRVKRIVFGAPDLKAGAAGTVLDLFSSQAAYHYATIEKGLLELECREQLQAFFKRRRKEIKALKKEQQTQSDHEDVDEEEK
- a CDS encoding LysR substrate-binding domain-containing protein, with translation MANIHWEGVNEFVAVAESGSFTQAATRLETSVANVSRRVGQLEERLGVKLLLRSTRKVSLTEAGQIYVQHCRSILEGLHQAELAVTQMQQTPQGKLRITAPVTYGEQKIAPLLNDFLIRYPKIDLELVLTNQKLDLIEQGVDIAVRLGQLEDSSSMARRLSDRHLHVCATPEYFEQHGMPHTLSDLSSHNCLIGTHDHWRFKENHQGRSIKVNGRIRCSSGVVLLDAALKGIGLVQLPDYYVDEHLHAGRLIEVLAHFRDDREGVWALYPHNRHLSPKVRLLVDHLAQHLSAAA
- a CDS encoding S-(hydroxymethyl)glutathione dehydrogenase/class III alcohol dehydrogenase yields the protein MTQDKFIKSRAAVAWGPKQPLSIEEVDVMLPRKGEVLVRIVATGVCHTDAFTLSGDDPEGVFPAILGHEGGGIVEMVGEGVTSVSVGDHVIPLYTAECGQCKFCLSGKTNLCQAVRETQGKGLMPDGTTRFYKDGKPIFHYMGCSTFSEYTVLPEISLAKVNKEAPLEEICLLGCGVTTGMGAVINTAKVKQGDTVAIFGLGGIGLSAIIGARMAGASRIIAVDINDRKFELAKQLGATDCINPKEHAQPIQEVIIEMTDGGVDFSFECIGNVNVMRQALECCHKGWGESVIIGVAGAGQEISTRPFQLVTGRVWRGSAFGGVKGRSQLPAIVEQYLAGEFGLQEFITHTMPLEGINDAFELMHSGESIRSVVHFE
- the fghA gene encoding S-formylglutathione hydrolase, yielding MVLTHLSQSKVFQGWHKQYQHHSSTLNCEMRFAIFLPPQATNHHKVPVLYWLSGLTCSDENFMQKAAAFEKAAELGMAIVAPDTSPRGEGVADDPDGHYDLGLGAGFYLNATQTPWKKHYQMYDYIVSELPQLIEANFPVTEKRAIAGHSMGGHGALTIGIRNPERYCSISAFSPICHPTKAPWGQKAFRHYLGEETEQWAQYDAVELLKEHCLTRPLLVDQGAADPFLEEQLQIETLQQALQNAPAHTQIRLQPGYDHSYFFIQSFIADHLSFHWQHLCA
- a CDS encoding AbgT family transporter, encoding MSNQAVNQAPSPKPSGMDRFLNFIERVGNKIPDPAILFFWALVITWAASALLSNVSFDLINPRTGDALAIKNLLTGESLASFLANMVTTFTGFAPLGIVLVAMLGVGVADSSGFITTGLKKMLNFTPAKLLTPMLILVAIVSHTAADAGYVLVIPLGGIIFHAAGRHPLAGIAAAFAGVSGGFSANFIPSGIDPLLAGFTQTAAQVLDPAYVVNPLANIFFTGLSSVIIIAIGWYVTEKIIEPRLASTPIDDDAEKAPDLGSFTELESKAFRYAGWAMMAGIALLIAAIWPENSALRSPNGEITAFSAPIMKSIVPLIFILFIIPGYVYGRVSGTFKSSNDIIKAMATTMSTMGAYIVMSFFCAQFLSAFAQSNIGTMLALYGAEGLKAMNLPGEATIVGMILLTASVNLLIGSASAKWALIGPILVPMLMAVGISPELSQAAYRVGDSVSNIISPLMVFFPLVVVYCQRYVKSTGIGTLASLMMPFSIAMLIGWTIFLLAYWAVGIPLGVQAPYTYTM